A region of Streptomyces halobius DNA encodes the following proteins:
- a CDS encoding recombination directionality factor, which produces MARTLRVFDTDPNARPKTFASDYVGRFRAGQKLNNRLVGLKAWRVTTGDPEVGKAVAELYGGAPQAWETTKEDSLEVLTDADAVKVIVDDPDAVTFRMALYGMTGRPIHVCDGVEFTDEEDPRNGQPCGCPQTLQERKAAAKAERGPKPDQRVEFRLHDAPELGKFRLMTGSWDFMKSLESVWRELEAVGGPALCTLSLELVEFQTKSGVDVAYRKPVLKVHGPAPAETATAVPSLSQATADSAPF; this is translated from the coding sequence GTGGCCCGCACCCTCCGCGTGTTTGACACCGACCCCAACGCCCGCCCCAAGACGTTCGCCAGCGACTACGTGGGCCGTTTCAGGGCGGGGCAGAAGCTCAACAACCGCCTCGTTGGCCTAAAGGCATGGAGGGTCACGACCGGTGACCCGGAGGTGGGCAAGGCCGTCGCGGAGCTGTACGGCGGTGCTCCCCAGGCGTGGGAGACGACCAAGGAGGATTCCTTGGAGGTGCTGACTGACGCGGACGCCGTAAAGGTGATCGTGGACGACCCGGATGCCGTGACGTTCCGTATGGCGCTTTACGGCATGACCGGGCGACCCATTCATGTTTGTGACGGCGTGGAGTTCACCGACGAGGAAGACCCGCGTAACGGCCAGCCGTGTGGCTGCCCTCAGACGCTCCAGGAGCGCAAGGCAGCGGCCAAGGCAGAGCGAGGCCCGAAGCCCGACCAGCGCGTGGAATTTCGGCTCCATGATGCTCCGGAGCTGGGCAAGTTCCGGCTGATGACCGGCTCCTGGGATTTCATGAAGTCTCTGGAATCCGTCTGGCGGGAGCTGGAGGCCGTCGGCGGCCCGGCCCTGTGCACGCTCTCTCTGGAGCTGGTCGAGTTCCAGACCAAGAGCGGCGTGGACGTGGCCTACCGCAAGCCGGTGCTGAAAGTCCACGGTCCCGCCCCGGCGGAGACAGCCACGGCCGTTCCGTCCCTGTCTCAGGCCACCGCGGATTCCGCCCCGTTCTGA
- a CDS encoding phage tail assembly protein has protein sequence MALSCAEMMAEAAAEYAGLDLETRAGKTVQLRNILMLPDEGLKAARVILGKFGETGAEELEELVPQIRDLLLLVADDPAALKTEMEDWPLAVFVRTVGDWQEETQVGEAPRSDS, from the coding sequence TTGGCACTTTCTTGCGCGGAGATGATGGCGGAGGCTGCGGCGGAGTACGCGGGCCTGGACCTGGAGACACGGGCCGGTAAGACGGTCCAGCTCCGCAATATCCTCATGCTTCCCGACGAGGGCCTGAAGGCCGCCCGGGTCATCCTCGGCAAGTTCGGCGAGACCGGCGCGGAGGAGCTGGAGGAGTTGGTCCCGCAGATCCGGGACCTTCTCCTCCTAGTCGCCGACGACCCCGCCGCGCTGAAGACGGAGATGGAGGACTGGCCCCTGGCCGTGTTCGTCCGCACGGTCGGTGACTGGCAGGAGGAGACCCAGGTGGGGGAAGCTCCGCGCTCGGACAGCTAA
- a CDS encoding PD-(D/E)XK nuclease family protein, whose protein sequence is MAALNTISRSGSRFYVDPETGAKAPGVTSILSMLPKGFLQFWAAKEVATAAVDNIGSLVGLAMNDRAGAIDYLKGAPRRVTKQAADIGSDAHDVFERLARGEDVTRVHPDLRAYAGHFREFLETVQPEFLFLEDAVWSDRHNYAGSFDAIARIGGETVVLDWKTTRSGVHEELALQLTAYANADRIVRADTGESVPVPAIDAAAVLHVRPEGWKLVPVRHTPELFQVFRHLRAVFDWERGTKRGVIGRPVASGGEVETGTQRRAA, encoded by the coding sequence GTGGCAGCACTGAACACCATCAGCCGGTCCGGCAGCCGGTTCTACGTGGACCCGGAGACCGGGGCCAAAGCGCCCGGTGTGACCTCCATCCTGTCCATGCTCCCGAAGGGGTTCCTTCAGTTCTGGGCCGCCAAGGAGGTGGCCACGGCAGCCGTGGACAACATCGGCTCCCTGGTGGGCCTGGCCATGAACGACCGCGCCGGAGCGATCGACTACCTGAAGGGCGCCCCGCGCCGGGTGACCAAACAGGCGGCAGATATTGGGTCGGATGCCCACGATGTGTTCGAGCGCCTGGCGCGTGGCGAGGACGTGACACGCGTTCACCCGGATCTCCGGGCCTATGCCGGCCACTTCCGGGAGTTCCTGGAGACGGTCCAGCCGGAGTTCCTGTTCCTGGAAGATGCCGTGTGGAGCGATCGGCACAACTACGCCGGGTCGTTTGACGCCATCGCGCGCATCGGCGGGGAGACGGTGGTCCTGGACTGGAAGACCACCCGCTCCGGCGTTCATGAGGAATTGGCCCTACAGCTGACCGCATACGCGAACGCAGACCGCATCGTCCGCGCCGACACGGGCGAATCCGTACCGGTGCCGGCCATCGACGCGGCGGCCGTTCTCCACGTCCGCCCGGAGGGCTGGAAGCTGGTCCCCGTCCGCCACACGCCGGAGCTGTTCCAGGTCTTCCGTCACTTGCGGGCCGTCTTCGACTGGGAGCGCGGGACCAAGCGGGGCGTGATTGGGCGCCCGGTGGCCTCGGGCGGGGAGGTGGAGACCGGTACGCAGCGCCGCGCGGCGTAG
- a CDS encoding phage distal tail protein, whose product MAPHLLMADGLIAQDCQIQFGNLLLGEHTPFVGERLTGWDDLPDVDVANVAMPGQHGAWLGQILAGTRVLQWDFSILPEAPEAFPAILNHLRAATALGQEERELVVQLAGARRMMRGRVTRRSLPADRQYTKGEPSGSIVWECSDPRRYSVTEMRARVGLPESEPGLDWGGGLEWPLDWGPAGSTGSVNATNAGDAPAHPIVEFRGPVVRPSLVQTGSGLVLEYDITLAERDTLTVDCAAGTVVLNGSASRLHTATRVSKPEQAFIVEPGSTPMAFRADMAAYDPRASVTVRWRHAYW is encoded by the coding sequence TTGGCGCCGCATCTGCTGATGGCCGACGGCCTGATAGCGCAGGACTGCCAAATCCAGTTCGGCAACCTCCTGTTGGGGGAACACACGCCGTTCGTCGGCGAGAGGCTGACCGGTTGGGATGACCTCCCGGACGTGGACGTGGCCAACGTGGCCATGCCGGGACAACACGGCGCGTGGCTCGGCCAGATACTGGCCGGCACTCGGGTCCTCCAGTGGGATTTCTCCATCCTCCCGGAAGCCCCGGAGGCGTTCCCCGCCATCTTGAACCATCTACGGGCGGCCACCGCCCTGGGCCAGGAGGAACGGGAGCTGGTGGTCCAACTCGCCGGGGCCCGGCGGATGATGCGCGGACGTGTCACCCGCCGGTCCCTCCCGGCGGACCGCCAGTACACCAAGGGGGAGCCGTCGGGGAGCATCGTGTGGGAGTGCTCCGACCCGCGCAGGTACTCCGTCACGGAGATGCGGGCCCGCGTCGGCCTCCCGGAGTCGGAACCGGGGCTGGACTGGGGTGGCGGCCTGGAATGGCCCCTGGACTGGGGCCCGGCCGGGTCCACCGGCTCCGTGAACGCCACGAACGCCGGGGACGCCCCGGCTCACCCCATCGTGGAGTTCCGGGGCCCGGTCGTCCGCCCGTCCCTGGTGCAGACCGGGAGCGGCCTGGTGCTGGAGTACGACATCACCTTGGCGGAGCGCGACACGCTCACCGTGGACTGCGCGGCCGGGACGGTCGTCCTCAACGGCTCGGCTTCCCGCCTTCACACGGCCACCCGGGTCTCCAAGCCGGAGCAAGCGTTCATCGTGGAGCCCGGCTCCACGCCCATGGCATTTCGCGCGGACATGGCCGCGTACGACCCGCGCGCCTCGGTGACGGTCCGGTGGCGCCACGCATATTGGTAA
- a CDS encoding deoxynucleotide monophosphate kinase family protein, protein MRSPCRNALYLEGPLSRPHVALIGKARSGKDTVAAILGHQSAYSRLAFADELKAALIRLNPLVTSCCCYEDYRLTDALEDHGGWEGAKALVEVRRLLQKYGQAIRDQDPEFWVRPVLAQARQGTEWNMPCVVTDVRYVNELAALREAGAVVVRVERPGAGLEGDAGNHHSETELDGVTPDHVLHNGGTLAELQDSVRALIDKLGD, encoded by the coding sequence ATGAGATCACCATGCCGGAACGCGCTCTACCTGGAGGGTCCCCTGTCCCGTCCCCACGTCGCACTCATTGGTAAGGCCCGCTCCGGCAAGGACACCGTGGCCGCCATCCTCGGCCATCAGTCTGCCTACAGCCGGCTGGCGTTCGCCGACGAACTGAAAGCCGCACTGATCCGCCTTAACCCCCTGGTGACCTCGTGCTGCTGTTACGAGGACTACCGCTTGACGGACGCCCTGGAGGATCACGGCGGATGGGAGGGCGCCAAGGCCCTGGTGGAGGTCCGGCGGCTCCTCCAGAAGTACGGCCAGGCCATCCGAGACCAGGACCCCGAATTTTGGGTCCGCCCGGTCCTGGCCCAGGCCCGCCAGGGCACCGAATGGAACATGCCGTGTGTCGTGACGGACGTGCGGTATGTCAATGAACTGGCGGCCCTCCGAGAGGCGGGAGCCGTGGTTGTCCGCGTGGAGCGGCCGGGCGCCGGCCTGGAGGGCGATGCCGGAAACCACCACTCGGAAACGGAGCTGGACGGCGTGACGCCGGACCACGTGCTCCACAACGGCGGAACGCTGGCCGAACTCCAAGACAGCGTCCGCGCATTGATCGACAAGTTGGGAGACTGA
- a CDS encoding LysM peptidoglycan-binding domain-containing protein codes for MGKAADMIRIARGEIGYREGYSGGHWNNHQRYSPAVPGLEWSQNQAWCATFVSWCARQAGAASLFPVTASVWTAYDWFRSRGRYSAYPAIGAQVIYGQSASSHTGIVVAYDSTYITTVEGNTNANGSAEGDGVYLKRRRRRAAYVHGYGLPRYPEGVTTADPALKGKAGFTYKAAASGPTTGGSHAGSGKVKTVTVKAGQTLGKIAASAGVSLAALLAVNPQVKNPDLIHPGDKITVPDKRAKPPSKAKPVVSLSHIRAAAVRDPGLSQGGTTYPADVRHVEAALRAEGLLDTRWCDGSFGSMTRIAYANWQKRARVGGPPDGIPGIASLRLLGVKHGFTVKG; via the coding sequence TTGGGCAAGGCCGCAGACATGATCCGCATAGCGCGCGGAGAGATCGGCTATCGCGAGGGATACAGCGGGGGTCACTGGAACAACCACCAGCGCTACAGCCCGGCCGTGCCGGGCCTGGAGTGGTCCCAGAATCAGGCATGGTGCGCCACGTTCGTCAGCTGGTGCGCGAGGCAGGCCGGGGCGGCCTCCCTGTTCCCGGTGACGGCATCCGTGTGGACGGCATACGACTGGTTCAGGTCTCGCGGTCGGTACTCGGCGTATCCGGCCATTGGCGCCCAGGTGATCTACGGCCAGTCGGCGAGCTCCCACACGGGCATTGTCGTGGCCTACGACTCCACGTACATCACCACCGTGGAGGGCAACACCAACGCCAACGGCAGCGCCGAGGGGGACGGGGTATACCTCAAGCGCCGCAGGCGCCGGGCCGCCTACGTCCACGGCTACGGCCTGCCCCGGTACCCGGAGGGCGTGACCACGGCGGACCCGGCCCTGAAGGGGAAGGCAGGGTTCACATACAAGGCCGCGGCCTCCGGACCGACCACGGGCGGCTCCCATGCCGGTTCGGGCAAGGTCAAGACCGTGACGGTGAAGGCCGGCCAGACCTTGGGCAAGATCGCCGCCTCCGCCGGTGTCTCCCTCGCGGCGCTCTTGGCCGTCAATCCCCAGGTGAAGAACCCGGACCTGATCCACCCGGGAGACAAGATCACGGTTCCGGACAAGCGAGCCAAGCCTCCGTCCAAGGCCAAGCCGGTGGTGTCCCTGTCCCACATCCGCGCGGCTGCCGTACGTGACCCGGGCCTGAGCCAGGGCGGCACCACCTACCCGGCCGACGTGCGCCACGTGGAAGCGGCTCTGAGGGCGGAGGGCCTGTTGGATACCCGGTGGTGCGATGGCTCGTTCGGGTCCATGACCCGCATCGCGTACGCGAACTGGCAGAAGCGGGCACGCGTCGGCGGTCCGCCGGACGGCATCCCCGGTATCGCCTCGCTTCGGCTCCTGGGCGTGAAGCACGGGTTCACCGTGAAGGGGTGA